One window from the genome of Pedobacter schmidteae encodes:
- a CDS encoding FecR family protein has product MQNKRKFTNAFRRLFRKKADRQEMAFFARWFTGLDLSEDQVFRDRTEEEEIGKKIERNLYEYIFSQPKEEKPRHQLWWLSATVAASVIIAIVGLQWFMSPKTKDQVILSRILTGKGQRKIITLADGSTVSLNSASQLSFPKSFTDSVREVFLEGEAFFEIAHNKLKPFVVKTGVLNIRVLGTTFNVRHYLADKTIGVVVATGKVGVGKGDSTISTLVPGDYLAYDVASGTSAKSVVDPNEYTGWQKGELVFKNETLSQICKRLERWYDVDITIKTSSLNSKRITLKQKNESLATVLKMLGMVGGFEYKIKDRTVEIW; this is encoded by the coding sequence ATGCAGAACAAAAGGAAATTTACGAACGCTTTCAGAAGGTTATTTCGAAAGAAGGCAGACAGGCAGGAAATGGCTTTCTTTGCCCGATGGTTTACCGGGCTCGATCTTTCAGAGGATCAGGTTTTTCGTGATCGAACGGAAGAGGAAGAGATTGGGAAAAAGATAGAACGAAATCTTTATGAATATATTTTTTCACAGCCTAAGGAAGAAAAGCCAAGACATCAATTGTGGTGGCTATCGGCTACGGTGGCAGCCTCTGTAATTATTGCTATTGTAGGCCTGCAGTGGTTTATGTCTCCGAAGACGAAAGATCAGGTTATTTTGTCCCGTATATTGACAGGCAAGGGCCAGCGTAAGATCATTACGCTGGCTGATGGTTCAACTGTATCCCTGAATAGTGCCAGTCAACTTAGCTTCCCCAAATCCTTTACCGACAGTGTCAGAGAAGTTTTTCTGGAGGGAGAAGCATTTTTTGAAATTGCTCATAACAAACTAAAACCATTCGTTGTCAAGACAGGAGTACTGAATATCAGGGTTTTGGGGACTACCTTTAATGTGCGCCATTATTTAGCCGACAAGACGATCGGCGTAGTGGTGGCTACCGGAAAGGTAGGGGTTGGCAAGGGGGACAGTACCATCTCGACATTGGTTCCAGGCGATTATCTTGCTTATGATGTTGCCAGTGGAACTTCGGCGAAATCTGTTGTCGATCCTAATGAATATACCGGTTGGCAAAAAGGCGAACTGGTATTCAAAAACGAAACACTTTCACAGATCTGTAAAAGACTGGAACGATGGTATGACGTTGACATAACCATCAAGACTAGTTCATTGAACAGCAAACGGATTACCCTAAAGCAGAAGAACGAAAGCTTGGCAACTGTACTTAAGATGCTTGGAATGGTGGGCGGATTTGAATATAAAATAAAGGACAGAACTGTTGAGATTTGGTAA
- the queD gene encoding 6-carboxytetrahydropterin synthase QueD, with product MIIYKIFTFDSAHYLPYVPQGHKCGGMHGHTYTLKIFISGFPEMHSGWIIDYTDLKKIVKPILDILDHKLLNEIPGLENPTSENLSIWLWQMIKPILPTLARLELNETPTSGVIYEG from the coding sequence ATGATCATCTATAAAATTTTTACTTTTGACTCTGCTCATTATCTACCCTATGTCCCCCAAGGACATAAATGCGGTGGAATGCACGGGCATACTTACACTTTAAAAATATTCATTTCGGGCTTTCCGGAAATGCACTCGGGTTGGATCATAGACTATACCGATCTTAAAAAAATTGTCAAGCCCATTCTAGACATCCTTGATCATAAATTACTAAATGAAATACCTGGATTGGAAAACCCAACCAGTGAAAATCTATCTATCTGGTTATGGCAAATGATCAAGCCTATATTGCCAACCCTGGCAAGATTAGAATTAAATGAAACACCAACCTCTGGAGTAATCTATGAGGGCTAG
- a CDS encoding LemA family protein, with protein sequence MKKTVLAIVGVLALVVTMSGCGYNSMVSMDEDVKAKWNQVETQYQRRSDLIPNLVNTVKGAAKFEQTTLTQVTEARAKATQVTVDPDKLTPENIEKFQAAQGQVSQALSRLLMVTENYPQLKATEQFRDVSAELAGTENRIAVARKDFNESVQVYNTKIRSFPTNLTAGMFGFKQKAGFKAEAGAEKAPKVEF encoded by the coding sequence ATGAAAAAAACAGTATTGGCAATAGTAGGGGTTTTGGCCCTGGTGGTAACAATGAGTGGATGTGGCTACAATAGCATGGTGAGTATGGACGAAGATGTGAAGGCAAAATGGAATCAGGTAGAGACCCAATATCAACGTCGCTCGGATTTAATTCCAAACCTGGTAAACACAGTTAAAGGTGCCGCAAAATTTGAACAGACTACTTTAACCCAAGTTACTGAGGCCCGTGCCAAAGCTACTCAGGTAACTGTTGACCCGGATAAATTGACACCAGAAAACATTGAAAAATTTCAGGCTGCGCAAGGCCAGGTTAGTCAGGCTTTAAGCCGCTTACTGATGGTTACTGAAAACTATCCTCAGTTAAAAGCTACAGAACAATTCAGAGATGTTTCGGCCGAGTTGGCAGGAACGGAAAACAGAATAGCTGTTGCAAGGAAAGATTTTAATGAATCTGTACAGGTTTACAATACAAAAATCAGATCTTTCCCTACCAACCTTACTGCCGGAATGTTTGGCTTTAAGCAAAAAGCAGGATTTAAAGCTGAGGCTGGCGCAGAAAAAGCTCCGAAAGTAGAATTCTAA
- a CDS encoding S8 family peptidase — MKLKYIVYLTSCLFLSTTTFAQDKNVKLPANWYNLDLLQDGYFGISTEKAYKELLKDKKPKESIIVAVIDGGVETTHEDLKDVLWTNKKEIPNNGIDDDGNGYVDDIHGWNFIGSKKGNLAYDNLELVRIFRKYQPKYRSTIKSTVLDSTEKEEFALYTKVTAEFGKKYDDAHQSFAVISIINKMLDSVAKIHHKAIPTLEDMENYKADSEEEEQCKKIIRKGARESGTMEKFHKEMKDAYKQYDVMLRYNLNPKYDQREELVGDDYENARERIYGNNDVAGPNAEHGTHVSGIIGANRRNSIGINGVADNVRIMAIRVVPEGDERDKDVANGIRYAVDNGARVINMSFGKSFKWNKEVVDEAVKYAEEKGVLLVHAAGNDNQNNDVEENYPNKYYDSPEAIAYRKAHKKPERNPLAALIPNQNQMQGNGMGRNMPVTLPKFVIDSNKFNLPRASNWIEVGASAYKNDAGLKASFSNYGKYSVDVFAPGFMIKSTVPGSKYEEFDGTSMAAPVVSGLAALILSYYPDLKPKAVREIIMKSVTKVVQKVKKESEVGGSERVAFRELCVSGGIVNAYEALKLAAHYK, encoded by the coding sequence ATGAAACTGAAGTATATAGTATATCTTACAAGCTGCCTTTTCTTGAGTACAACAACTTTTGCCCAGGATAAAAATGTGAAGTTGCCTGCAAATTGGTATAACCTTGACCTTTTACAGGATGGTTATTTTGGAATTAGTACTGAAAAAGCCTACAAAGAATTACTAAAGGATAAAAAGCCAAAGGAAAGTATTATTGTAGCGGTAATCGATGGCGGTGTTGAAACTACACATGAGGATTTGAAGGATGTATTGTGGACTAATAAAAAAGAGATCCCGAATAATGGGATCGATGACGATGGTAATGGTTATGTAGATGATATACATGGTTGGAATTTCATTGGTTCAAAAAAGGGTAATCTGGCCTATGATAATTTGGAACTGGTCAGAATTTTTAGAAAATATCAACCAAAATATAGATCTACGATCAAATCGACGGTTTTAGATAGTACTGAGAAAGAAGAATTCGCACTTTACACAAAAGTAACTGCCGAATTTGGCAAAAAATATGACGATGCTCATCAGTCGTTTGCTGTTATTTCTATTATTAATAAGATGTTGGATTCTGTAGCTAAGATTCATCATAAGGCAATTCCCACATTGGAAGATATGGAGAATTATAAAGCCGATAGCGAAGAGGAAGAACAATGTAAAAAGATCATAAGAAAAGGAGCCAGGGAAAGTGGGACTATGGAAAAGTTTCATAAGGAAATGAAAGATGCATATAAGCAATATGATGTGATGTTACGTTATAATCTTAATCCTAAGTATGATCAGCGTGAGGAACTTGTTGGTGATGATTATGAGAATGCCCGTGAGCGTATTTATGGCAATAACGATGTGGCTGGACCAAATGCCGAGCATGGTACACACGTGTCGGGAATTATTGGAGCAAATAGACGAAACAGTATTGGAATAAACGGCGTTGCGGATAATGTTCGTATTATGGCAATAAGAGTGGTACCCGAGGGTGATGAACGGGATAAGGATGTTGCGAATGGTATTAGATATGCGGTAGACAATGGGGCAAGGGTAATTAACATGAGTTTCGGTAAAAGTTTTAAATGGAATAAAGAGGTTGTAGATGAGGCTGTGAAGTATGCTGAAGAAAAGGGTGTTTTGCTGGTGCACGCCGCAGGTAATGATAACCAGAATAATGATGTGGAAGAAAATTACCCAAACAAGTACTATGATAGTCCAGAGGCTATTGCTTACCGAAAAGCGCACAAGAAGCCCGAACGGAACCCATTGGCTGCACTAATACCTAATCAAAATCAAATGCAAGGCAATGGCATGGGTAGAAATATGCCTGTAACACTCCCAAAATTTGTTATAGATAGCAATAAGTTTAATTTGCCCCGCGCCAGTAACTGGATTGAGGTAGGGGCCAGTGCTTATAAAAATGATGCTGGTTTAAAGGCTTCTTTTTCAAACTATGGCAAATACAGTGTAGATGTATTTGCTCCCGGATTTATGATTAAATCAACAGTTCCGGGCTCTAAATATGAAGAGTTTGATGGTACCAGTATGGCTGCACCAGTGGTTTCTGGTCTGGCGGCGTTGATTTTAAGTTATTATCCTGATCTCAAACCAAAAGCTGTAAGGGAAATTATTATGAAATCTGTTACAAAAGTGGTACAGAAAGTGAAAAAAGAGAGTGAAGTTGGTGGAAGTGAAAGAGTGGCTTTTAGAGAATTATGCGTGAGTGGTGGCATAGTAAATGCTTATGAGGCACTAAAACTTGCAGCCCATTATAAGTAA
- a CDS encoding YgcG family protein — translation MKKNIIAFLLIIFSAIGYAQDFPEKPNTLVNDYTGTLSSDQIRQLEQKLVAFDDSTSIQVAIAVIKSVGEYDINDYAMQLGRKWGVGTKGKDNGVMIVVALGDRKIAIQTGYGVEGVLPDMYTRRIIDNDIKPYFKAGDYYQGLEAGTNAIISLSKGEYKNDKPKAGKRGGGTSSVFILIIIIVVVIILLRRGGGTGGGGQVIGGRGVADALFWSMLLGGGRGSGGGGGWGGGGSSGGGFGGFGGGSFGGGGSSGSW, via the coding sequence ATGAAGAAAAATATCATAGCCTTTTTATTGATCATTTTTTCGGCTATAGGCTACGCCCAGGATTTTCCTGAAAAACCGAATACGCTTGTTAATGATTATACAGGAACACTTTCTAGCGACCAGATCCGGCAACTGGAACAAAAACTGGTTGCTTTTGACGATTCGACCTCTATACAGGTGGCCATTGCAGTGATTAAGTCTGTTGGTGAATATGACATTAACGACTACGCCATGCAACTAGGCCGGAAATGGGGTGTGGGCACAAAAGGAAAAGATAATGGGGTAATGATTGTTGTGGCACTGGGCGACAGGAAGATAGCCATACAAACGGGTTATGGCGTAGAGGGCGTGTTACCGGATATGTATACCAGGCGGATCATCGACAATGATATTAAACCCTATTTTAAAGCGGGCGACTACTATCAAGGTCTTGAAGCCGGCACCAATGCCATTATCAGCCTTAGCAAGGGCGAATATAAAAATGACAAACCAAAAGCCGGCAAACGTGGTGGCGGCACTTCCAGTGTTTTTATCCTTATCATCATTATCGTTGTAGTGATAATACTACTAAGAAGAGGTGGAGGAACCGGTGGTGGTGGCCAGGTAATAGGCGGCCGTGGTGTAGCAGATGCATTATTCTGGAGTATGTTGCTAGGTGGCGGACGTGGTTCTGGTGGCGGCGGAGGCTGGGGCGGCGGAGGCAGCAGTGGTGGTGGCTTCGGCGGTTTTGGTGGAGGAAGTTTTGGTGGTGGTGGAAGCAGCGGAAGCTGGTAA
- a CDS encoding CoA-binding protein, with the protein MKKTLIIGATPNAERYAYKAAHMLTAKGHDIVNVGIKKGEVAGVEIEKPGTVHHDIDTVTLYIGVHLQSQYYDYILQTNPKRVVFNPGTENQELEDLLTKNGIEPVEACTLVLLSTGQY; encoded by the coding sequence TTGAAAAAGACATTAATTATAGGCGCTACGCCCAATGCCGAGCGCTATGCTTATAAGGCGGCCCACATGCTTACCGCCAAGGGACATGATATTGTTAATGTAGGCATAAAGAAAGGCGAAGTGGCCGGAGTGGAAATTGAAAAACCGGGTACAGTTCATCATGATATTGATACGGTTACTTTATATATAGGTGTACATTTACAGAGTCAGTATTACGACTATATTTTACAAACCAATCCTAAGCGGGTTGTTTTTAACCCTGGGACCGAAAATCAGGAGCTGGAAGATTTGCTGACTAAGAATGGTATTGAGCCTGTAGAGGCTTGTACATTGGTGTTATTGTCTACAGGACAATATTAA
- a CDS encoding NUDIX hydrolase has product MEILKWEKLSSRYLVKEKWATLRVDTCKLQNGSIKDDYYVLEYPNWVNAIALTADHKMILVRQYRHAADIVSLEVPGGVIDGDELPEDAIRRELLEETGYSFESAELIATLYPNPATANNVTYTYLLKGGVKTHMQHLDEHEILNVEVYTIEEVRQLLADNKIDQALHCAALFYGLMKLQ; this is encoded by the coding sequence ATGGAAATATTAAAATGGGAGAAGCTTTCGTCCAGGTATCTGGTGAAAGAAAAATGGGCAACACTTAGGGTTGATACCTGCAAATTGCAAAATGGAAGCATTAAAGATGATTATTATGTACTGGAGTATCCAAACTGGGTAAATGCTATTGCCCTTACTGCCGATCATAAAATGATATTGGTGCGCCAATACCGTCATGCGGCTGATATTGTTTCGCTGGAAGTACCAGGAGGAGTTATTGACGGCGATGAACTGCCCGAGGATGCCATCAGAAGGGAATTACTAGAAGAAACGGGCTATTCTTTTGAAAGTGCAGAACTGATCGCTACGCTTTACCCCAACCCGGCAACGGCCAACAATGTAACCTATACCTATTTGCTAAAAGGAGGCGTAAAGACTCACATGCAGCATTTAGACGAACATGAAATTTTAAATGTAGAAGTATATACGATTGAAGAAGTAAGGCAATTACTGGCTGATAACAAAATAGATCAGGCCTTGCATTGCGCGGCTTTATTTTATGGATTAATGAAGTTGCAGTAA
- a CDS encoding TPM domain-containing protein: MGIFTEQEQELIANAISEAEKATSGEIRIAVEKHCKGHAIERAGSYFSKLGMDKTAKHNGVLIYLAYEDHKFAIIGDRGIHQLVPPDFWETTQVAMKAHFLGGNIVQGIIAGIVLAGEKLALYFPFEGDDINELPNDIIFMDQHKTT; the protein is encoded by the coding sequence ATGGGTATATTTACAGAACAAGAACAGGAGCTTATCGCCAATGCAATTTCAGAAGCTGAAAAAGCAACTTCCGGTGAAATTAGAATAGCAGTAGAAAAACATTGTAAAGGCCATGCTATTGAGCGTGCCGGTAGCTATTTCTCGAAATTAGGTATGGATAAAACAGCCAAGCATAATGGTGTGCTGATTTATTTAGCTTATGAAGACCATAAGTTTGCCATCATTGGCGACCGCGGAATTCACCAGCTTGTTCCGCCTGATTTCTGGGAAACCACTCAGGTAGCGATGAAAGCACATTTTTTAGGTGGAAATATTGTACAGGGAATCATAGCGGGCATAGTGCTGGCCGGAGAAAAACTGGCACTTTACTTCCCATTTGAAGGCGACGACATCAATGAACTGCCAAATGACATTATTTTTATGGATCAACACAAAACCACTTAG
- the dnaA gene encoding chromosomal replication initiator protein DnaA, with translation MEKTCTEVWKNCLQIIKDNIPAQSFKTWFEPISALKLEGKVLTIQVPSLFFYEWLEEHYVGLLRKTVKKQLGDEGRLEYNIVVDKSSNTGSPYTTNMPSNGNGAEAKKQSMPIPVSINKDIKNPFIIPGLKKLNVDPQLNANYTFENYIEGDCNRLARSAGYAVAAKPGGTSFNPLMIYGGVGLGKTHLSQAIGNEIKRNMPDKLVIYVSCEKFCQQFVDSLKNNTINDFVNFYQAMDVIIMDDVHNFAGKEKTQDIFFHIFNHLHQSGKQVILSSDKAPKDLAGLEERLLSRFKWGLSADLQIPDLETRIAILRKKMYADGIDLPAEVVEYVAHNIDNNVRELEGAMVSLLAQSTLNKKDIDLALAKQMLKNFIKNTSKEISMEYIQKLVCEYFEVPVDMVKSQTRKREIVQARQISMYLSKSHTKSSLKTIGAFFGGRDHSTVIYACQTVEDLIDTDKKFKGYVHDIQKKLKMS, from the coding sequence ATGGAAAAAACTTGTACAGAAGTATGGAAAAACTGTCTCCAAATTATAAAAGATAATATTCCGGCCCAGAGTTTTAAAACCTGGTTCGAACCAATATCTGCCCTTAAGTTGGAAGGCAAAGTTTTGACTATACAAGTACCTAGTTTATTCTTTTACGAATGGCTGGAAGAGCATTATGTTGGACTGCTCAGAAAAACAGTTAAAAAACAATTGGGCGACGAAGGAAGGCTTGAATATAATATAGTTGTCGATAAATCTTCTAACACCGGCTCTCCGTATACTACCAATATGCCTAGTAACGGTAACGGTGCCGAGGCCAAAAAACAATCGATGCCTATTCCGGTTTCTATAAATAAGGACATTAAAAACCCTTTTATTATCCCTGGTTTAAAAAAGCTGAATGTCGACCCCCAGCTGAATGCCAATTATACCTTTGAAAATTATATTGAAGGAGATTGTAATCGCCTGGCCCGTTCTGCAGGTTATGCAGTAGCTGCAAAGCCGGGTGGCACATCGTTTAATCCTTTAATGATATATGGTGGAGTAGGATTGGGTAAAACGCACCTTTCTCAGGCTATAGGAAATGAGATTAAGAGGAATATGCCCGATAAGCTGGTGATTTATGTTTCCTGCGAGAAATTTTGTCAGCAGTTTGTGGATTCCCTGAAGAACAACACCATTAATGACTTTGTTAACTTTTATCAGGCCATGGATGTCATCATCATGGATGATGTGCACAATTTTGCCGGTAAAGAGAAAACACAAGATATATTTTTCCATATTTTTAATCACCTGCACCAATCAGGTAAACAGGTGATCCTTTCCTCAGATAAGGCTCCTAAAGACCTGGCGGGTTTGGAAGAACGACTATTGAGCCGTTTTAAATGGGGCCTTTCGGCTGATTTGCAAATCCCCGATCTGGAAACCAGAATTGCTATACTCCGGAAAAAAATGTATGCCGATGGTATCGATCTGCCGGCCGAAGTAGTAGAATACGTTGCACATAATATTGATAATAATGTTCGGGAACTGGAAGGCGCCATGGTGTCTTTACTGGCACAATCCACATTAAACAAAAAAGATATCGACCTGGCCCTGGCTAAGCAGATGCTGAAGAATTTCATTAAAAATACTTCGAAAGAGATTTCAATGGAATACATTCAAAAACTGGTTTGCGAGTATTTTGAAGTGCCGGTGGATATGGTAAAGTCTCAGACCCGGAAAAGAGAAATTGTTCAGGCCCGTCAAATCTCCATGTACCTGTCAAAAAGCCATACCAAATCTTCTTTGAAGACAATAGGTGCCTTCTTTGGAGGAAGAGATCACTCGACTGTAATTTACGCCTGTCAGACTGTAGAAGACCTTATTGATACCGACAAAAAATTTAAAGGATATGTGCATGATATTCAAAAGAAATTAAAAATGAGCTAA
- a CDS encoding NAD(P)/FAD-dependent oxidoreductase — protein MQKEIEITLAPEEIGVEAVLKSKLSSALKIDQLRINGHQIIKRSIDARSRKVIYRLQVRVFIDEVPLADVFTVNYQNVSNGKPVIIVGAGPAGLFAALQCIENGLKPIVLERGKDVKQRRRDLAAINKAGLVNTESNYCYGEGGAGTYSDGKLYTRSNKRGDINKVLQIFVQHGAAADILVDARPHIGTNKLPHIITAIRETILNAGGEVRFDQKVTDLMVDFGKIKGVVVNHEERLLAEAVILATGHSARDIYELLHQKNILIEAKPFALGVRIEHPQAIIDAAQYHCEVRSEFLPPAYYSLVEQVGSRGVFSFCMCPGGIIAPCATYENEIVVNGWSPSKRNNPFANSGTVVQITLDDVKGDDPLRMMHFQAEIEQRAFQLGGGNLVAPAQRMVDYVEGKISADLPKNSYLPGTKSVMLKDTLPDFVASSLKSALPVFGKKMKGYYTNEAILVGVESRSSSPVRIPRDRDTFQHPQIAGLFPCAEGAGYAGGIVSAAIDGVNCANAVLKVI, from the coding sequence ATGCAAAAAGAAATAGAAATTACCCTGGCCCCCGAAGAAATAGGGGTTGAAGCGGTACTCAAAAGTAAGCTCTCAAGTGCTTTAAAAATAGACCAGTTACGCATTAATGGACATCAGATAATAAAACGATCAATCGATGCCCGGTCCAGAAAAGTAATTTATCGGTTACAGGTAAGGGTATTTATTGATGAAGTACCTTTGGCAGATGTTTTTACTGTAAACTATCAAAATGTCAGTAATGGCAAGCCGGTTATTATTGTCGGTGCCGGGCCTGCCGGACTATTTGCCGCACTACAGTGTATAGAAAATGGACTTAAACCCATAGTTTTAGAACGTGGCAAGGATGTAAAACAACGTCGCAGAGATTTGGCTGCCATTAATAAGGCCGGATTGGTCAATACGGAATCAAATTATTGTTATGGCGAAGGTGGTGCCGGGACCTATTCTGATGGTAAACTGTATACCAGGTCAAACAAACGCGGGGATATCAATAAGGTGTTGCAAATTTTTGTGCAACATGGTGCTGCTGCAGATATTTTGGTTGATGCCCGGCCACACATAGGTACCAATAAACTTCCTCATATTATAACTGCCATACGCGAAACCATTTTAAATGCAGGCGGTGAGGTTCGGTTTGACCAAAAGGTAACTGATCTGATGGTCGATTTTGGCAAAATTAAGGGGGTGGTTGTGAATCATGAAGAACGTTTGCTGGCTGAGGCCGTTATTTTAGCTACAGGTCATTCGGCACGTGATATCTACGAACTCCTGCATCAAAAAAATATTTTGATAGAAGCCAAGCCTTTTGCCCTGGGCGTTAGAATCGAACATCCGCAGGCAATTATTGATGCAGCTCAATATCATTGTGAGGTGCGGAGCGAGTTTTTACCTCCGGCTTATTACAGTTTGGTTGAACAGGTGGGTAGCAGGGGGGTGTTTTCTTTTTGTATGTGCCCGGGAGGAATTATTGCCCCGTGTGCCACTTATGAAAATGAAATTGTGGTCAATGGATGGTCGCCCTCTAAGAGGAATAATCCATTTGCAAATTCAGGTACTGTAGTGCAGATTACTTTAGATGATGTAAAAGGTGATGATCCTTTGAGGATGATGCACTTTCAGGCCGAAATTGAACAGCGGGCATTTCAACTGGGGGGAGGAAATCTGGTGGCTCCGGCACAGCGCATGGTCGATTATGTAGAAGGCAAAATTTCGGCCGATTTGCCTAAAAATTCTTACCTGCCTGGGACAAAAAGTGTTATGCTTAAAGATACTTTGCCTGATTTTGTGGCTTCGAGCCTAAAAAGTGCTTTGCCAGTATTTGGGAAAAAGATGAAAGGTTATTATACCAATGAGGCTATTTTGGTAGGAGTAGAGAGCCGTAGCTCTTCGCCGGTTCGCATTCCCCGCGACAGAGATACCTTTCAGCATCCACAGATAGCTGGATTGTTTCCATGCGCAGAAGGAGCTGGTTATGCCGGAGGGATTGTTTCGGCTGCAATTGATGGGGTCAATTGTGCGAATGCCGTTTTAAAAGTGATTTAA
- a CDS encoding Fic family protein yields MEELLKRYDSIVLEYNKTIVESFSIEDFKEYNEILFSAHSCAVEGNTFTVDETRELREHGMNLKLQNRSLYEAYEILDHFKAYEFLFNNLDQPLTEKLIKQTQKILTENTIKFSKGYEPGEYTDTQMAAGDTIFGDYKTSILRMPSLVNSTQKAIEEAELHPLDISTRFHQFFIYLHPFPDGNGRTGRLISNFILAKFNQPHVIIGAAEKPAYIEALKQSAKHQDTDILTIFFAETAIKRMQNELDQKKNLTQNFTMSFKPGKKTK; encoded by the coding sequence ATGGAGGAATTGCTTAAGAGATACGACTCAATAGTCCTGGAATACAATAAAACAATTGTTGAAAGCTTCAGTATTGAAGATTTCAAAGAATACAATGAGATTTTGTTTTCAGCGCATAGCTGTGCTGTAGAAGGCAATACTTTTACGGTAGACGAGACGCGTGAGTTAAGAGAACACGGGATGAATTTAAAATTACAAAACCGTTCTTTATATGAAGCTTATGAAATTCTCGACCATTTCAAAGCCTATGAGTTTTTGTTTAATAACCTGGATCAGCCATTGACGGAAAAATTAATCAAACAGACGCAGAAGATACTAACGGAAAACACGATAAAATTTTCGAAAGGCTATGAACCCGGCGAATATACGGATACGCAAATGGCTGCTGGAGATACCATTTTTGGAGACTATAAAACGAGCATACTCCGAATGCCGTCATTGGTGAATTCGACACAAAAAGCAATTGAAGAGGCCGAACTCCATCCTTTAGACATTAGTACAAGATTCCATCAATTTTTTATTTACCTACACCCATTCCCTGACGGGAACGGACGGACTGGTCGTCTGATCTCAAATTTCATACTCGCAAAATTCAATCAGCCCCATGTGATTATTGGTGCAGCTGAAAAACCAGCATATATAGAGGCCTTAAAGCAGTCGGCTAAACATCAGGACACAGATATTCTGACCATTTTTTTTGCGGAAACTGCCATCAAGAGAATGCAAAATGAGTTGGATCAAAAGAAAAACCTGACTCAGAACTTCACTATGAGTTTTAAACCTGGAAAGAAAACTAAATAA
- a CDS encoding RNA polymerase sigma factor, translating to MGETSDIELFELIKESDYPAFNELYRRYWKYIYGIAYKKIGDKDDAADLTQNVFMEFYDKRVTLEINIPIKNFLRTAMIYKLAKYFRSRGFQEKHYQNFQHFLMQAQQYEHLGDPQTAQEKELAFEEMVDLVYQAIEEMPDKMKEVFLMSRSGQHSIAEIAETLNISSQTVKNQVGKAHARIRSIAKENGLSVTQMMVLVWLINS from the coding sequence GTGGGAGAAACCAGCGATATCGAATTATTCGAACTGATTAAAGAATCAGACTATCCGGCGTTCAACGAACTTTACCGTCGCTATTGGAAATATATTTATGGTATAGCCTATAAAAAGATAGGAGATAAGGATGATGCTGCTGACTTGACGCAGAACGTTTTTATGGAATTTTACGACAAGCGGGTAACATTGGAAATCAATATTCCCATAAAAAATTTTCTTCGTACAGCGATGATCTATAAGCTGGCGAAATACTTCCGCTCGCGGGGATTTCAGGAGAAACATTATCAGAACTTTCAGCATTTCCTGATGCAGGCCCAGCAATATGAACATTTGGGAGACCCCCAGACCGCACAAGAAAAGGAGTTGGCTTTTGAAGAGATGGTAGACCTCGTTTATCAAGCCATTGAGGAAATGCCGGATAAGATGAAAGAAGTATTTCTGATGAGCAGGAGCGGGCAACATTCCATTGCAGAAATTGCTGAAACACTTAACATCTCCTCCCAAACGGTAAAGAACCAAGTTGGAAAAGCCCATGCAAGGATCAGGTCTATTGCTAAAGAAAATGGGCTGTCGGTAACCCAGATGATGGTTTTAGTGTGGTTAATAAATTCTTAA